A single Rhodoligotrophos defluvii DNA region contains:
- a CDS encoding crotonase/enoyl-CoA hydratase family protein produces the protein MSLIIEERDGAIATITLNQPELRNPISDSEMIDALEQAIRRADQDVSVRAVILTGAGSAFSSGGNLRKMGGEGGLSDSLPAKTRRNYRFGIQRLPLLFEALEVPVIAAVNGPAIGAGCDLACMCDIRIASEKASFAESFVKLGIVPGDGGAWLLPRVVGFSKACEMALTGDVVKADEALKIGLVSRVVPEVELMSAARDIAEKIAANPPYAVRMTKRLLRESSRNGLQTILEMSAAMQALGHATEDHKEAIAAMLGKRAPRFTGR, from the coding sequence TTGAGCCTAATCATCGAAGAGCGCGACGGCGCGATCGCCACCATCACCCTCAACCAGCCGGAGCTGCGCAACCCCATCTCGGACAGTGAGATGATCGACGCGCTGGAGCAGGCGATCAGGCGGGCGGACCAGGACGTCTCGGTGCGCGCCGTGATCCTCACCGGCGCCGGCAGTGCGTTCTCTTCCGGCGGCAATCTCAGGAAGATGGGCGGGGAGGGCGGATTGAGCGACAGCCTGCCCGCCAAGACCCGGCGCAATTACCGGTTCGGTATCCAGCGGCTGCCCCTGCTGTTCGAGGCGCTGGAGGTGCCGGTGATCGCCGCAGTGAACGGGCCCGCCATCGGGGCTGGCTGCGATCTCGCCTGCATGTGCGACATCCGCATCGCCAGCGAGAAGGCGAGCTTCGCCGAGAGCTTCGTCAAGCTCGGCATCGTGCCCGGCGATGGCGGAGCCTGGCTCCTGCCGCGGGTGGTGGGCTTCTCCAAGGCCTGCGAGATGGCGCTGACCGGCGATGTGGTGAAGGCGGACGAAGCACTGAAGATCGGGCTTGTCTCCCGAGTGGTGCCGGAGGTGGAACTGATGAGCGCCGCTCGGGACATTGCGGAGAAGATCGCTGCGAACCCGCCCTATGCCGTGCGCATGACCAAGCGGCTGTTGCGCGAGAGCAGCCGCAACGGCCTGCAGACGATCCTCGAGATGTCGGCGGCCATGCAGGCGCTGGGCCATGCGACCGAGGACCATAAGGAGGCGATCGCCGCCATGCTGGGCAAGCGGGCTCCGCGCTTCACCGGGCGGTGA
- a CDS encoding YdcF family protein — MDFFAISKLFWIIADPGNFLLLLIVVGLTLQLVPRLRNKGRWLTGLGALGMVLVMLLPIGRWLIAPLENRFPVPRLGDQVDGIVVLGGVTRNDVSSYRGTPTLDEGADRLTTAVALARTYPHARIVLAGGSGDIDQRGTPEGLIMREILIELGIDPARIAVDAKSRNTYENALLAKQAAQPKPGETWVLVTSAFQMPRAVGCFRKVGFDVVPYPVDFRTPADHKRHLGDLLNVLGLAEKEWIGLLTYYLTGRTAQLFPAP, encoded by the coding sequence ATGGATTTTTTCGCGATTTCGAAGCTGTTCTGGATCATCGCTGATCCCGGCAATTTCCTCCTGCTGCTCATTGTCGTCGGCCTGACGCTGCAGCTCGTGCCTCGCCTGCGCAACAAGGGCAGATGGCTCACCGGCCTCGGCGCGCTCGGCATGGTGCTGGTTATGCTCCTGCCCATCGGCCGCTGGCTCATCGCACCGCTCGAAAACCGCTTTCCCGTTCCACGGCTGGGCGATCAGGTGGACGGCATCGTGGTGCTGGGCGGGGTCACCCGCAACGACGTGTCCTCCTACCGCGGCACGCCGACGCTCGATGAGGGCGCCGACCGGCTCACCACCGCCGTCGCCCTGGCGCGCACCTATCCCCATGCGCGTATCGTGCTCGCCGGCGGCAGTGGTGACATCGACCAGCGCGGCACGCCCGAGGGCCTCATCATGCGCGAGATCTTGATCGAGCTCGGCATCGACCCCGCTCGGATCGCGGTCGATGCCAAATCGCGCAACACTTACGAAAACGCGCTGCTCGCCAAGCAGGCGGCCCAGCCCAAGCCTGGAGAGACTTGGGTGCTCGTCACCTCCGCCTTCCAGATGCCGCGGGCCGTGGGATGCTTTCGCAAGGTCGGCTTCGATGTCGTCCCTTATCCCGTGGACTTCCGCACGCCGGCAGACCACAAGCGCCATCTCGGCGACCTGCTCAACGTGCTCGGGCTCGCGGAAAAGGAGTGGATCGGCCTGCTCACCTACTACCTGACCGGCCGGACCGCCCAGCTCTTCCCCGCGCCGTAA
- a CDS encoding ferredoxin--NADP reductase, with the protein MAAPAPQTVIEVRHWTDRLFSFKTTRDKSFRFENGQFVMIGLPVDGRPLLRAYSMVSANYEECLEFFSIKVPNGPLTSRLQQIKVGDHVLVGGKPTGTLVQAALTDGKRLYLVSTGTGIAPFISVVKDPQVYERFETVVLIHGCRFIKELEFGRLAVEALRKDEYLSEMIGDRLIYYPTVTREEFVHRGRVTHLLDSGTIARDTGLPMLNPAEDRVMICGSPAVLADMCALMDKLGFEEGALSKPGSYVIEKAFVER; encoded by the coding sequence ATGGCTGCACCGGCTCCTCAGACCGTCATCGAGGTCCGGCACTGGACGGATCGGCTCTTCAGCTTCAAGACCACCCGGGACAAGAGCTTCCGTTTCGAGAACGGTCAGTTCGTCATGATCGGGCTGCCGGTGGACGGCCGGCCGTTGCTGCGCGCGTACAGCATGGTCAGCGCCAACTATGAGGAGTGCCTCGAGTTCTTCTCGATCAAGGTGCCGAACGGTCCGCTCACCTCGCGCCTGCAGCAGATCAAGGTGGGCGATCACGTGCTGGTGGGCGGCAAGCCGACCGGCACCCTGGTGCAGGCGGCCCTGACCGACGGCAAGCGCCTCTATCTCGTCTCGACCGGCACCGGCATCGCCCCATTCATCAGCGTGGTCAAGGACCCGCAGGTCTACGAGCGGTTCGAGACCGTGGTGCTCATTCATGGCTGCCGCTTCATCAAGGAACTGGAGTTCGGCCGGCTAGCAGTCGAGGCACTGCGCAAGGACGAGTACCTGAGCGAGATGATCGGCGACCGGCTGATCTACTATCCCACCGTTACCCGCGAAGAGTTCGTGCACCGCGGCCGGGTCACCCATCTCCTGGACTCCGGCACCATCGCGAGGGATACCGGCTTGCCGATGCTGAACCCGGCCGAAGACCGGGTGATGATCTGCGGCAGCCCGGCCGTGCTCGCCGACATGTGCGCGCTGATGGACAAGCTGGGCTTCGAGGAAGGCGCCCTGTCCAAGCCCGGCAGCTACGTCATCGAGAAGGCCTTCGTCGAACGCTAA
- a CDS encoding NAD(P)-dependent oxidoreductase yields the protein MTRPALPAETREARLLPLPKLPIFLELAGARAVVAGNTGPVAWKAELLAAAGARVFVYAGDPAPELQALIAATPSITWIPRPWQPADLDGAAIAVAGASDDEATRFAAAARERNIPVNVIDQPACCDFQFGAIVNRAPVVVAISTDGAAPVLAQAVRRRIEAILPHGLSDWSAAAKRVRARLSGILPLAGARRRFWEAFVDLAFAPEVRGIDHLAELEGAAEAIASGPRRRRGEVVIIPAGHRDPELLTLKAVRALQGADVIAHEPQLPVPMLELGRREAQRLSLAPGDDIVHSLAQLANAGRRVVWLAGTGSAGTAGVAAVAAALTEGTKAEAGVRVRLMPGIQDAGTSSLQAQ from the coding sequence ATGACCCGGCCTGCCCTTCCCGCCGAAACCCGCGAAGCTCGGCTGCTGCCGCTGCCCAAGCTGCCCATCTTCCTCGAACTTGCCGGTGCCCGGGCGGTGGTGGCCGGCAATACCGGACCCGTAGCCTGGAAGGCGGAGCTGCTGGCCGCGGCCGGCGCCCGCGTCTTCGTCTATGCCGGCGATCCGGCCCCCGAACTGCAGGCGCTGATTGCGGCAACCCCGTCCATCACCTGGATCCCTCGCCCCTGGCAGCCGGCCGACCTCGACGGTGCGGCCATTGCCGTGGCCGGCGCCAGCGATGACGAGGCCACCCGCTTCGCCGCCGCGGCCCGGGAGCGGAACATTCCCGTCAATGTGATCGACCAGCCTGCCTGCTGCGACTTCCAGTTCGGCGCCATCGTCAACCGCGCCCCCGTGGTGGTGGCCATCTCCACCGATGGCGCGGCACCGGTCCTGGCTCAAGCGGTACGCCGGCGCATCGAGGCCATCCTGCCCCATGGCTTAAGCGACTGGAGCGCAGCGGCCAAGCGCGTCCGCGCGCGCCTGAGCGGCATTCTGCCCTTGGCTGGCGCGCGCCGCCGCTTCTGGGAAGCCTTCGTCGATCTCGCCTTCGCCCCGGAGGTGCGGGGGATAGATCACCTCGCCGAGCTCGAAGGCGCAGCCGAGGCCATCGCCAGCGGGCCGCGCCGCCGGCGGGGCGAGGTCGTTATCATCCCTGCCGGCCATCGCGACCCCGAATTGCTGACGCTCAAGGCGGTGCGCGCGCTTCAGGGCGCCGATGTCATCGCGCACGAGCCCCAGCTGCCCGTCCCTATGCTCGAGCTTGGCCGGCGCGAGGCGCAGCGCCTGAGCCTCGCTCCTGGGGACGATATCGTGCACAGCCTAGCCCAGCTTGCCAATGCCGGCCGGCGCGTGGTCTGGCTCGCCGGCACCGGTTCAGCCGGCACCGCCGGAGTGGCGGCGGTCGCAGCGGCGCTCACCGAGGGGACAAAGGCTGAGGCGGGTGTCCGCGTGCGCCTCATGCCCGGCATTCAAGACGCCGGGACATCCTCCCTGCAGGCTCAGTAG
- a CDS encoding CaiB/BaiF CoA transferase family protein has translation MLALEGLKVLDLSRVLAGPWCTQTLADLGADVWKVENPQGGDDTRSWMPPDINGESTYFLCCNRSKRSIAIDLRDPEGQRLVRELARRADVVVENFRKGALDRFGLGYDDLREINPRLIYCSISGYGRSGSRAEEAGYDFAIQAESGLMAITGEVDGEPMKLGVAICDIVSGMNAVQAILAALLAREKTGEGQFIDIALLDSAVNVLANVASGYLATGKPPGRYGNAHASIAPYQVFPASDGSFAVAVGNDLQFRALCAKVINRPELADDPRFATAKTRASRRAELAEILSEIFRTKSKAYWVEALKAAGVPGGQIRTVPEVFAAPEAEERGMFVEVDDARHGKLKLPAPALHLRGTPTRTPTAPPRLGEHTDAILAEVLGLDDEARDRLRMEGTVA, from the coding sequence ATGTTGGCGCTGGAGGGGTTGAAGGTTCTCGATCTGTCGCGGGTGCTGGCCGGACCGTGGTGCACCCAGACTCTGGCCGATCTCGGGGCGGATGTGTGGAAGGTTGAGAACCCGCAAGGGGGCGATGATACCCGCAGCTGGATGCCGCCCGACATCAATGGCGAGAGCACCTATTTCCTCTGCTGCAACCGGTCGAAGCGGTCGATCGCGATCGACCTGCGCGATCCGGAGGGCCAGCGGCTGGTGCGGGAGCTGGCCAGGCGGGCGGACGTGGTGGTCGAGAATTTCCGCAAGGGCGCCCTCGACCGCTTCGGGCTCGGTTATGACGACCTGCGCGAAATCAATCCCCGGCTGATCTATTGCTCGATCTCGGGTTATGGCCGCAGCGGGTCGCGGGCGGAGGAGGCGGGCTATGACTTCGCCATCCAGGCGGAGAGCGGGCTCATGGCCATCACCGGCGAGGTGGACGGCGAGCCGATGAAGCTCGGCGTGGCGATCTGCGATATCGTCTCGGGCATGAATGCGGTGCAGGCGATCCTGGCCGCGCTGCTTGCGCGGGAGAAGACGGGGGAGGGGCAGTTCATCGACATCGCCCTGCTCGACAGCGCTGTCAATGTGCTGGCCAATGTGGCGTCCGGCTATCTGGCGACGGGCAAGCCGCCGGGCCGCTACGGCAATGCCCATGCCTCGATCGCGCCCTATCAGGTGTTCCCGGCGAGTGATGGCAGCTTTGCGGTGGCGGTCGGCAACGACCTGCAATTCCGGGCTCTGTGCGCGAAAGTGATCAACCGCCCCGAGCTGGCTGACGACCCGCGCTTCGCAACCGCGAAGACCAGGGCGAGCCGTCGGGCCGAGCTCGCGGAGATTCTGAGCGAGATCTTTCGGACGAAAAGCAAGGCCTACTGGGTGGAGGCGCTCAAGGCGGCCGGGGTGCCGGGCGGGCAGATCCGCACGGTGCCGGAGGTGTTCGCCGCGCCCGAGGCCGAGGAGCGCGGCATGTTCGTCGAGGTGGACGATGCCCGCCACGGCAAGCTGAAGCTGCCGGCGCCGGCCTTGCACCTGCGGGGAACGCCGACCCGCACGCCCACCGCGCCACCGCGGCTCGGGGAGCACACGGATGCCATTCTCGCGGAGGTGCTCGGTCTCGACGACGAGGCTCGTGACCGGCTGCGCATGGAGGGTACGGTGGCATGA
- a CDS encoding NADPH-dependent assimilatory sulfite reductase hemoprotein subunit: protein MCRTSIERNIMSKELSRNERIKEASAYLRGSIADGLGEVVTGAISEDDQQLVKFHGMYLQDDRDLRPERTKKKMEKAFAFMIRLRLPGGVCTPDQWLRLDRTARDYANSTLRLTTRQTFQFHGVIKSNLKTAMQAIDAALLDTLAACGDVNRNVLASTNPHQSRAHAAAHALAAAISEHLLPNTPAYREIWLDGEKIAGGEEEVVEPIYGRTYLPRKFKTVVAVPPSNEVDIFAQDLGFIAILDERGEVEGWNVTVGGGMGMTHGEPDTHPRTADVMGFCAPEDALAVAEAVVTVQRDWGNRTNRKRARLKYTIEDRGLDAFRAEVERRIGKPLGAPRPFEFTSTGDRYGWTEGEDGRHHLTLFIENGRLRDIPGGPALLTGLRRIAEVHDGEFRITANQNVIIANVPAENRALIEAIVAEHGLTAHATALRRNAMACVALPTCGLALAESERYLPSLVTVLEERLARHGLGEDEIVIRMTGCPNGCARPYLAEIGLVGKGPGRYNLYLGGAFNGSRLSKLYAEDLDHDHIVSALDPLFAAYAREREPDEHFSAFLIRSRRIAATGNGADFHRNTGPVA from the coding sequence ATCTGCAGGACGTCTATTGAGCGCAACATCATGAGCAAAGAGCTATCCCGCAACGAGCGCATCAAGGAGGCCAGCGCCTACCTGCGCGGCAGCATTGCCGACGGACTTGGCGAAGTCGTCACCGGCGCTATCAGCGAGGACGACCAGCAGCTGGTCAAGTTCCACGGCATGTACCTGCAGGACGACCGCGACCTGCGGCCGGAGCGGACCAAGAAGAAGATGGAGAAGGCGTTTGCCTTCATGATCCGCCTGCGCCTGCCCGGCGGCGTGTGCACGCCCGACCAATGGCTGAGGCTCGACCGCACCGCCCGCGACTATGCCAATAGCACCCTGCGGCTCACCACGCGCCAGACCTTCCAGTTCCACGGCGTCATCAAGTCGAACCTCAAGACTGCGATGCAAGCCATTGACGCAGCGCTGCTCGACACCCTTGCCGCCTGTGGCGACGTCAACCGCAACGTGCTGGCCTCGACCAATCCCCATCAGTCGCGCGCCCATGCCGCTGCCCACGCCCTGGCCGCGGCCATTTCCGAGCACCTGCTGCCCAACACCCCGGCCTATCGCGAGATCTGGCTCGACGGCGAGAAGATCGCCGGCGGCGAGGAAGAGGTGGTCGAGCCCATCTACGGCCGCACCTATCTGCCGCGCAAGTTCAAGACGGTGGTGGCCGTGCCCCCCTCCAACGAGGTGGACATCTTCGCCCAGGACCTGGGCTTCATCGCCATTCTCGACGAGCGCGGCGAGGTCGAGGGCTGGAACGTCACGGTGGGCGGCGGCATGGGCATGACCCATGGCGAGCCCGACACCCACCCGCGCACCGCCGACGTGATGGGCTTCTGCGCGCCGGAAGATGCGCTTGCCGTGGCGGAGGCGGTGGTCACCGTGCAGCGCGACTGGGGCAACCGCACCAACCGCAAGCGCGCCCGGCTGAAATACACCATTGAGGACCGCGGGCTCGACGCCTTCCGCGCCGAAGTGGAGCGGCGCATCGGCAAGCCGCTCGGCGCTCCGCGGCCGTTTGAATTCACCTCCACCGGCGACCGCTATGGCTGGACCGAGGGCGAGGACGGTCGCCATCACCTGACCCTGTTCATCGAGAACGGCCGGCTACGCGACATCCCCGGCGGGCCGGCCCTGCTCACCGGCCTCAGGCGCATCGCCGAAGTGCATGACGGCGAGTTCCGCATCACCGCCAACCAGAACGTGATCATCGCCAATGTGCCGGCCGAGAACCGCGCCCTGATCGAGGCGATCGTCGCCGAGCACGGCCTCACCGCACACGCCACCGCCTTGCGCCGCAATGCCATGGCCTGCGTGGCCCTACCCACCTGCGGCCTGGCCTTGGCCGAAAGCGAACGTTATCTGCCGAGCCTCGTCACCGTCTTGGAGGAACGCTTGGCCCGGCACGGCCTTGGCGAAGACGAGATCGTCATCCGCATGACCGGCTGCCCCAATGGCTGCGCCCGTCCCTATCTCGCCGAGATCGGCTTGGTCGGCAAAGGCCCCGGCCGCTACAACCTCTATCTCGGCGGTGCTTTCAACGGCAGCCGGCTCTCCAAGCTCTATGCGGAAGACCTTGACCACGACCACATCGTCTCAGCGCTCGACCCGCTGTTCGCCGCCTACGCTCGGGAGCGCGAGCCGGACGAACATTTCAGCGCCTTTCTCATCCGCTCCCGTCGCATCGCCGCCACCGGCAACGGCGCGGACTTCCACCGCAACACCGGGCCGGTCGCATGA
- a CDS encoding RidA family protein: MKVEQRLAELGLELPMQTADEKDYYGQKYGKMRPYYRSGEILFLSGHTAGMKDGKVLYPGVLGRDVSIEQGYAAARLTGLNCLAGIKEAIGDLDRVTGLVRSLNFVACAPGFTEPHRVASGLTDLFADVFGEEIGVGPRATIGVTSLADNYCFETWMTVAVR; this comes from the coding sequence ATGAAGGTTGAGCAGCGACTGGCGGAACTCGGGCTCGAGCTGCCCATGCAGACCGCCGACGAGAAGGATTACTACGGCCAGAAATATGGGAAGATGCGGCCCTACTACCGCTCGGGCGAGATCCTGTTCCTCTCCGGCCACACCGCCGGCATGAAGGACGGCAAGGTGCTCTATCCCGGTGTGCTCGGCCGGGACGTGTCCATCGAACAGGGCTACGCGGCCGCCCGGCTCACCGGGCTCAACTGCTTGGCCGGCATCAAGGAAGCCATCGGCGACCTCGACCGGGTGACCGGACTCGTGCGCTCGCTCAATTTCGTGGCCTGTGCCCCCGGCTTCACGGAACCGCACCGGGTGGCCAGCGGCCTCACCGATCTGTTCGCGGACGTATTCGGCGAGGAGATCGGCGTCGGACCCCGCGCCACCATCGGCGTGACCTCGCTCGCCGACAACTACTGCTTCGAGACTTGGATGACGGTCGCCGTGCGCTGA
- a CDS encoding Na/Pi cotransporter family protein, which translates to MSGFIGTTVQLIGEIMLMLWGIHMVHSGVLRAFGGELRQVLGRALHNRLAAFGAGLAVTTLLQSSTATGLMATSFAADGLVALVPGLAIMLGANVGTTLIVQVLSFDIALIYPLLIFAGYIAFNHGRSRVRDLGRVGIGLGLILLSLHLMVQSIEPLAQVQGLRHMLAAIESQPMVYVIIAAALTWAAHSSVAIVLIIMSLATAGVIAPAAAIAMVVGANIGSAINPVVEGAGMDPVRLRLPVGNLVNRLVGCAIVIPLLGPISEAMLSLDPEPDRLTANFHTIFNVLLAALFFLPLPLLAKALEWVFPPRPKPLDPWAPQHLDKVALETPSVALANAAREAMRMADVVHDMLRGAQDALHSNERAKVQAVCRMDKILDSLHGAIQRYLTDVSREMLGDAENRRLADILAFSINLEHIGDIIDKNIMEIAAKRIKRGVTLSAEGMAELDDMFARVQNDMKLATAVFLTGDLDAARQLFEEKEHFRELERLANERHFQRVREGRKESIETSGLHLDLVRDIKRIESHIASAAYPILEQHGMLLSSRLSDAGDPSLSTAATTSVHGEP; encoded by the coding sequence ATGTCCGGTTTCATCGGCACCACCGTTCAGTTGATCGGCGAGATCATGCTCATGCTATGGGGCATTCATATGGTCCATAGTGGCGTGCTGCGGGCTTTTGGCGGCGAGCTCAGGCAGGTGCTTGGCCGCGCCCTCCACAACCGTCTTGCCGCCTTCGGTGCCGGCCTCGCCGTCACCACTCTGCTCCAGAGCAGCACCGCCACCGGGCTTATGGCGACCTCCTTCGCCGCCGATGGCCTCGTGGCGCTGGTGCCGGGCCTTGCGATCATGCTGGGCGCCAATGTCGGCACGACCCTGATCGTTCAGGTGCTGTCCTTCGACATCGCCCTGATCTACCCCCTCCTCATCTTTGCCGGGTACATCGCCTTCAACCACGGACGGTCGCGGGTGAGGGATCTCGGACGGGTCGGCATCGGGCTCGGGCTCATCCTCCTCTCTCTGCATCTGATGGTCCAGTCGATCGAGCCCTTGGCCCAGGTCCAGGGCCTGCGCCATATGCTCGCCGCCATTGAAAGCCAGCCGATGGTCTATGTGATCATTGCCGCGGCCCTGACCTGGGCGGCTCATTCCAGCGTCGCCATCGTGCTGATCATCATGTCTCTCGCAACGGCCGGCGTGATCGCGCCGGCCGCCGCCATCGCCATGGTGGTGGGGGCGAATATCGGCAGCGCCATCAATCCGGTCGTCGAAGGCGCCGGCATGGACCCCGTACGCCTCCGCCTGCCCGTCGGCAATCTGGTCAACCGGCTGGTCGGCTGCGCCATCGTCATTCCGTTGCTCGGCCCCATCAGCGAGGCCATGCTGAGCCTCGATCCCGAGCCGGACCGGCTCACCGCAAATTTCCACACCATCTTCAATGTCTTGCTCGCGGCGCTGTTCTTCTTGCCGCTGCCGCTGCTCGCCAAGGCCCTGGAGTGGGTGTTCCCGCCCAGGCCGAAGCCGCTCGACCCCTGGGCGCCGCAGCACCTCGACAAGGTGGCGCTGGAAACGCCCTCCGTGGCCCTGGCCAATGCCGCCCGCGAGGCCATGCGCATGGCCGACGTGGTGCACGACATGCTGCGCGGCGCGCAGGACGCGTTGCACTCCAATGAGCGCGCCAAGGTGCAGGCCGTCTGCCGCATGGACAAGATCCTCGACAGCCTGCACGGCGCGATCCAGCGCTACCTGACCGATGTCAGCCGCGAGATGCTGGGCGATGCCGAGAACCGCCGCCTCGCCGACATCCTGGCCTTTTCCATCAATCTCGAGCATATCGGCGACATCATCGACAAGAACATCATGGAGATTGCCGCCAAGCGCATCAAACGCGGCGTGACCCTGTCGGCTGAGGGCATGGCCGAGCTGGACGACATGTTCGCGCGCGTGCAGAACGATATGAAGCTCGCGACAGCCGTGTTCCTCACCGGCGACCTCGACGCCGCACGTCAGCTATTCGAGGAAAAGGAGCACTTCCGCGAGCTCGAGCGGCTCGCCAATGAGCGCCACTTTCAGCGCGTCCGCGAGGGGCGCAAGGAAAGCATCGAGACCAGCGGGCTGCACCTCGATCTGGTGCGCGACATCAAGCGCATCGAATCGCACATCGCCTCGGCCGCCTATCCCATACTGGAACAGCACGGCATGCTGCTGTCGAGCCGCTTGAGCGATGCCGGCGATCCCTCGCTTTCCACGGCCGCGACCACCTCTGTCCACGGCGAGCCGTAA
- a CDS encoding DUF2141 domain-containing protein: MIRVLRKTFSGRSLAWGVLAIMLAGAAVVPADAQSTSTGQTTGDAATLTITVKGMQSNDGALLWTLYNSQESFEAFDGSTALKKGRCEIKNETCTIEVDSVPYGTYAILVAHDVNDDGEIDRNPLSDELKGVSNYTSKLWWKPNWDDAKFTVDQPNQSISITVY; the protein is encoded by the coding sequence ATGATACGAGTTCTGCGTAAAACTTTCTCGGGCCGCTCCTTGGCCTGGGGCGTTCTGGCGATCATGCTGGCGGGCGCCGCCGTCGTGCCGGCCGATGCTCAATCGACCAGCACCGGCCAGACCACGGGCGATGCGGCCACTTTGACCATCACCGTCAAGGGCATGCAATCGAATGACGGGGCGCTGCTGTGGACCCTCTACAACAGCCAGGAGAGCTTCGAGGCTTTCGACGGCAGCACCGCCCTGAAGAAAGGCAGGTGCGAGATCAAGAACGAAACCTGCACGATCGAGGTGGACAGCGTGCCCTATGGCACATACGCGATCCTGGTTGCCCATGACGTGAACGATGATGGGGAGATCGATCGCAATCCGCTGTCGGATGAGCTCAAGGGGGTTTCGAACTATACCAGCAAGCTGTGGTGGAAGCCCAATTGGGACGACGCCAAGTTCACCGTGGACCAGCCGAATCAATCGATTTCCATAACCGTCTACTGA
- a CDS encoding PaaI family thioesterase has protein sequence MLQTDLDPAAEGWDAYSEPGYIELIGPLWRSREGDQLLIGLKLADKHINRNGVAHGGLLMTLLDHAMAMASQEKNGNRLQATIQFETQLVGKAVRGDFLVIRPQIMRAARSLMFMRAVGTVDDRVVVSASGVWTLFDGEGKR, from the coding sequence ATGCTGCAAACCGACCTCGATCCCGCCGCCGAGGGGTGGGACGCTTATTCCGAGCCCGGATATATCGAGCTGATCGGCCCCCTCTGGCGGTCGCGTGAGGGAGACCAGCTGCTGATCGGCCTCAAACTCGCCGACAAGCACATCAACCGCAATGGCGTTGCCCATGGCGGCCTGCTGATGACGCTGCTGGACCACGCCATGGCCATGGCGTCCCAGGAGAAGAACGGCAACCGGCTGCAGGCGACCATCCAGTTCGAGACCCAGCTGGTGGGTAAGGCGGTGCGCGGCGACTTCCTGGTGATCCGGCCGCAGATCATGCGTGCCGCGCGCAGCCTGATGTTCATGCGCGCGGTGGGGACGGTCGATGACCGGGTCGTGGTCTCGGCGAGCGGCGTGTGGACGCTGTTCGACGGTGAAGGCAAGCGCTAG
- a CDS encoding DUF2332 domain-containing protein: MASGLKQWWGMGDRTGGLLKAGAALAYDAVMPGRRVRSAFQDQARACATLGSPFTAVLLWLAAERLDARDRVGRAILHWPGGAGRDALALRFAGALHSLVLSGEVPELAALYPPNPMPEPDRLWDTIEQVLAARADGILNTLASPPQTNEVARSGILLGGFLAIARRAGLPLQLSELGASSGANLCWDRLRYRIGHRTWGCPSARVELAPEWRGRMPDLDVPVEVADRRGCDRNPLDPNCPMARRRLLSYVWPDQTDRMQRLSAILEVAANSGVSVDQADAADWVEKRLQVGEPGAAHVVYHTIVWQYLTQGARRRIRTALAKAGAAARPETPLAWLRFEADGAGKGGLLALTYWPGGATVKLARADYHGRWVEWLAEH; this comes from the coding sequence ATGGCATCAGGATTGAAGCAGTGGTGGGGCATGGGCGACCGGACGGGCGGGCTGCTCAAGGCAGGCGCGGCGCTGGCCTACGACGCCGTCATGCCCGGCCGGCGGGTGCGTAGCGCCTTCCAGGATCAGGCGCGCGCTTGTGCGACGCTTGGCTCGCCCTTTACCGCCGTGCTGCTGTGGCTTGCGGCTGAACGGCTCGACGCTCGCGATCGCGTTGGCCGCGCCATTCTCCATTGGCCGGGCGGTGCGGGCCGCGATGCCCTGGCGCTGCGCTTTGCCGGTGCCCTGCATTCCCTCGTTCTGTCTGGCGAGGTGCCTGAACTCGCAGCACTCTATCCGCCGAACCCGATGCCGGAGCCTGATCGGCTTTGGGACACGATCGAGCAGGTTTTGGCCGCCCGCGCCGACGGCATTCTCAACACCTTGGCAAGTCCGCCTCAGACCAATGAGGTGGCCCGTTCAGGCATCCTCCTCGGCGGCTTTCTTGCCATTGCCAGACGAGCTGGACTGCCGCTGCAGCTCTCGGAGCTGGGCGCGAGCTCCGGCGCAAACCTCTGCTGGGACCGGCTGCGCTACCGGATCGGACACCGCACCTGGGGTTGCCCGTCCGCCCGGGTGGAGCTTGCGCCGGAATGGCGCGGCCGCATGCCCGATCTGGACGTGCCGGTTGAGGTGGCAGACCGCCGCGGCTGCGACCGCAACCCGCTCGACCCGAACTGTCCGATGGCGCGCCGGCGTCTCCTGTCCTATGTCTGGCCGGACCAGACGGATCGCATGCAGCGCCTCTCGGCCATATTGGAGGTTGCTGCAAACAGCGGGGTATCGGTCGACCAAGCCGATGCGGCCGACTGGGTCGAGAAGCGCTTGCAGGTTGGTGAACCCGGCGCGGCGCACGTGGTCTACCACACCATCGTCTGGCAGTACCTGACCCAGGGCGCACGTCGGCGTATCCGCACGGCGCTTGCCAAGGCGGGGGCCGCGGCGCGACCGGAAACACCCCTGGCCTGGCTGCGTTTCGAAGCGGATGGCGCTGGCAAGGGCGGGCTGCTCGCGTTGACCTATTGGCCCGGGGGGGCCACCGTCAAGCTGGCACGGGCTGACTATCACGGCCGCTGGGTGGAGTGGCTTGCCGAGCACTGA